A genome region from Manihot esculenta cultivar AM560-2 chromosome 5, M.esculenta_v8, whole genome shotgun sequence includes the following:
- the LOC110616095 gene encoding malate dehydrogenase isoform X2, which produces MAKDAIKILVTGAAGQIGYALVPMIARGIMLGLDQPVILHMLDVEPAAKALEGVKMELIDAAFPLLQGIIATTDVIEACRGVNIAVMVGGFPCKEGMERKDVMPRNVPIFRAQASALEQHAAPDCKVLVIANPANTNALILKESAPSIPAKSITCLTRLDHNRALSHIADRLNVQASNVKNVIIWGNHSSSQYPDAHHAIAITSIGEKSVKELIADDHWLDTEYVAFVQQRGAAIIKARKLSSALSAASAACDHIRDWVLGTPKGTWVSMGVYSDGSYGIEPGLIYSFPVTCQKGEWSIVQGLNINEFSREKLDATAKELVEEKSLAYSCLDN; this is translated from the exons ATGGCAAAAGATGCAATCAAAATTCTTGTCACTGGGGCTGCTG GACAAATAGGCTATGCTCTTGTTCCAATGATCGCAAGAGGGATCATGTTAGGCCTAGACCAGCCTGTAATTCTGCACATGCTTGACGTTGAACCTGCCGCCAAGGCCCTGGAAGGAGTGAAAATGGAACTGATTGATGCTGCCTTTCCTCTTCTCCAAG GTATTATTGCAACTACTGATGTAATTGAAGCTTGTCGAGGCGTCAATATTGCTGTTATGGTTGGTGGTTTTCCCTGCAAAGAAGGAATGGAGAGAAAGGATGTAATGCCTAGAAATGTGCCTATATTCAGGGCTCAAGCTTCAGCTTTGGAGCAGCATGCTGCTCCAGATTGCAAG GTCCTAGTGATTGCTAACCCTGCAAACACTAATGCGCTCATCTTGAAGGAATCTGCCCCCTCCATCCCAGCAAAGAGCATCACATGCCTCACAAGACTCGATCATAACAGAGCCCTTAGCCACATTGCAGATAGGCTAAATGTTCAGGCTAGCAATGTGAAGAATGTAATTATATGGGGAAACCATTCTTCCAGCCAGTACCCAGATGCTCATCATGCCATTGCAATCACCAGCATTGGTGAAAAGTCTGTCAAAGAACTTATTGCAGATGATCATTG GTTAGATACAGAGTACGTTGCATTTGTGCAGCAGAGAGGTGCAGCCATCATCAAAGCTCGGAAACTATCGAGTGCACTATCTGCTGCAAGTGCTGCTTGTGATCATATCCGTGATTGGGTTCTTGGCACTCCCAAG GGAACATGGGTTTCTATGGGAGTGTATTCTGATGGGTCCTACGGCATCGAACCTGGTCTTATTTACTCGTTTCCTGTTACTTGCCAGAAAGGAGAATGGTCAATTGTCCAGG GGCTCAACATTAATGAGTTCTCCAGGGAGAAGCTGGATGCCACTGCAAAAGAACTTGTTGAGGAGAAATCACTTGCCTATTCATGCCTTGATAATTAA
- the LOC110616095 gene encoding malate dehydrogenase isoform X1, producing the protein MAKDAIKILVTGAAGQIGYALVPMIARGIMLGLDQPVILHMLDVEPAAKALEGVKMELIDAAFPLLQGIIATTDVIEACRGVNIAVMVGGFPCKEGMERKDVMPRNVPIFRAQASALEQHAAPDCKVLVIANPANTNALILKESAPSIPAKSITCLTRLDHNRALSHIADRLNVQASNVKNVIIWGNHSSSQYPDAHHAIAITSIGEKSVKELIADDHWLDTEYVAFVQQRGAAIIKARKLSSALSAASAACDHIRDWVLGTPKVDSVILNLQTKSIFSFFFNALFPLYPRSNQGTWVSMGVYSDGSYGIEPGLIYSFPVTCQKGEWSIVQGLNINEFSREKLDATAKELVEEKSLAYSCLDN; encoded by the exons ATGGCAAAAGATGCAATCAAAATTCTTGTCACTGGGGCTGCTG GACAAATAGGCTATGCTCTTGTTCCAATGATCGCAAGAGGGATCATGTTAGGCCTAGACCAGCCTGTAATTCTGCACATGCTTGACGTTGAACCTGCCGCCAAGGCCCTGGAAGGAGTGAAAATGGAACTGATTGATGCTGCCTTTCCTCTTCTCCAAG GTATTATTGCAACTACTGATGTAATTGAAGCTTGTCGAGGCGTCAATATTGCTGTTATGGTTGGTGGTTTTCCCTGCAAAGAAGGAATGGAGAGAAAGGATGTAATGCCTAGAAATGTGCCTATATTCAGGGCTCAAGCTTCAGCTTTGGAGCAGCATGCTGCTCCAGATTGCAAG GTCCTAGTGATTGCTAACCCTGCAAACACTAATGCGCTCATCTTGAAGGAATCTGCCCCCTCCATCCCAGCAAAGAGCATCACATGCCTCACAAGACTCGATCATAACAGAGCCCTTAGCCACATTGCAGATAGGCTAAATGTTCAGGCTAGCAATGTGAAGAATGTAATTATATGGGGAAACCATTCTTCCAGCCAGTACCCAGATGCTCATCATGCCATTGCAATCACCAGCATTGGTGAAAAGTCTGTCAAAGAACTTATTGCAGATGATCATTG GTTAGATACAGAGTACGTTGCATTTGTGCAGCAGAGAGGTGCAGCCATCATCAAAGCTCGGAAACTATCGAGTGCACTATCTGCTGCAAGTGCTGCTTGTGATCATATCCGTGATTGGGTTCTTGGCACTCCCAAGGTTGATTCTGTCATATTGAACTTGCAAACAAAGTCTatattctcctttttttttaatgctcTGTTTCCTCTTTATCCACGTTCCAATCAGGGAACATGGGTTTCTATGGGAGTGTATTCTGATGGGTCCTACGGCATCGAACCTGGTCTTATTTACTCGTTTCCTGTTACTTGCCAGAAAGGAGAATGGTCAATTGTCCAGG GGCTCAACATTAATGAGTTCTCCAGGGAGAAGCTGGATGCCACTGCAAAAGAACTTGTTGAGGAGAAATCACTTGCCTATTCATGCCTTGATAATTAA
- the LOC110616328 gene encoding malate dehydrogenase, cytoplasmic isoform X1, translating into MDSACIALLQKISVVLFVIALSWKIIRYMCSLLNVEREPVRVLITGAAGQIGYAIVPMVARGVMLGPDQPVILHMLDIEPAAEALKGVKMELIDAAFPLLKGIIATTDVVEACMGVNIAVMVGGFPRKEGMERKDVMSRNVSIYKAQASALEKHAAPDCKVLVVANPANTNALILKEFAPSIPQKHITCLTRLDHNRALGQISQRLDVEVSDVKNVIIWGNHSSTQYPDVNHATVKTSSGEKPVRELVADDKWLNGDFITTVQQRGAAIIKARKLSSALSAASAACDHIRDWVLGTPKGTWVSMGVYSDGSYGIPPGLIYSFPVTCEKGKWSIVQGLKIDEFSRGKMDATAKELMEEKSLAYSCLN; encoded by the exons ATGGACTCGGCTTGTATTGCTCTGCTTCAAAAAATTTCTGTTGTTTTATTTGTCATTGCGTTGTCTTGGAAGATTATTAGATATATGTGCAGCTTACTGAATGTAGAAAGGGAACCTGTGAGAGTACTGATAACTGGTGCTGCAG GGCAAATAGGCTATGCTATTGTCCCAATGGTTGCAAGGGGGGTCATGCTGGGCCCTGATCAGCCAGTAATTCTGCACATGCTTGATATTGAACCTGCAGCTGAGGCCTTGAAAGGGGTGAAAATGGAATTGATTGATGCTGCCTTTCCTCTGCTCAAAG GAATTATTGCTACAACTGATGTTGTTGAAGCGTGCATGGGTGTCAATATTGCGGTAATGGTTGGTGGATTTCCTCGAAAGGAAGGTATGGAGAGGAAGGATGTGATGTCCAGAAATGTATCAATTTACAAAGCTCAGGCTTCAGCCTTGGAGAAGCATGCTGCTCCAGATTGCAAG GTGCTAGTGGTGGCAAATCCAGCAAATACCAACGCACTCATCTTGAAAGAATTTGCACCTTCAATCCCACAGAAACACATCACATGCCTTACACGACTTGATCATAACAGAGCATTGGGCCAAATCTCACAAAGGCTAGATGTTGAAGTTAGTGATGTGAAAAATGTCATCATCTGGGGAAATCATTCCTCAACTCAGTATCCAGATGTCAATCACGCAACAGTCAAAACCAGCAGCGGAGAGAAGCCCGTCAGAGAACTTGTCGCTGATGATAAATG GTTAAACGGTGATTTCATCACCACAGTTCAGCAACGAGGTGCAGCGATTATCAAAGCTCGAAAGCTATCAAGTGCATTATCTGCTGCTAGTGCGGcttgtgatcatatacgtgattGGGTTCTTGGAACACCTAAG GGAACATGGGTTTCTATGGGAGTGTATTCTGATGGATCATATGGGATCCCGCCTGGTCTCATTTACTCTTTCCCAGTTACATGCGAGAAAGGAAAGTGGTCCATTGTGCAAG GGCTTAAGATTGACGAGTTTTCAAGGGGAAAGATGGATGCAACAGCGAAAGAGCTCATGGAAGAGAAATCATTGGCTTATTCATGTCTCAATTGA
- the LOC110616328 gene encoding malate dehydrogenase, cytoplasmic isoform X2, giving the protein MARDPVRVLVTGAAGQIGYAIVPMVARGVMLGPDQPVILHMLDIEPAAEALKGVKMELIDAAFPLLKGIIATTDVVEACMGVNIAVMVGGFPRKEGMERKDVMSRNVSIYKAQASALEKHAAPDCKVLVVANPANTNALILKEFAPSIPQKHITCLTRLDHNRALGQISQRLDVEVSDVKNVIIWGNHSSTQYPDVNHATVKTSSGEKPVRELVADDKWLNGDFITTVQQRGAAIIKARKLSSALSAASAACDHIRDWVLGTPKGTWVSMGVYSDGSYGIPPGLIYSFPVTCEKGKWSIVQGLKIDEFSRGKMDATAKELMEEKSLAYSCLN; this is encoded by the exons ATGGCGAGAGACCCAGTTAGAGTTTTGGTTACTGGCGCTGCTG GGCAAATAGGCTATGCTATTGTCCCAATGGTTGCAAGGGGGGTCATGCTGGGCCCTGATCAGCCAGTAATTCTGCACATGCTTGATATTGAACCTGCAGCTGAGGCCTTGAAAGGGGTGAAAATGGAATTGATTGATGCTGCCTTTCCTCTGCTCAAAG GAATTATTGCTACAACTGATGTTGTTGAAGCGTGCATGGGTGTCAATATTGCGGTAATGGTTGGTGGATTTCCTCGAAAGGAAGGTATGGAGAGGAAGGATGTGATGTCCAGAAATGTATCAATTTACAAAGCTCAGGCTTCAGCCTTGGAGAAGCATGCTGCTCCAGATTGCAAG GTGCTAGTGGTGGCAAATCCAGCAAATACCAACGCACTCATCTTGAAAGAATTTGCACCTTCAATCCCACAGAAACACATCACATGCCTTACACGACTTGATCATAACAGAGCATTGGGCCAAATCTCACAAAGGCTAGATGTTGAAGTTAGTGATGTGAAAAATGTCATCATCTGGGGAAATCATTCCTCAACTCAGTATCCAGATGTCAATCACGCAACAGTCAAAACCAGCAGCGGAGAGAAGCCCGTCAGAGAACTTGTCGCTGATGATAAATG GTTAAACGGTGATTTCATCACCACAGTTCAGCAACGAGGTGCAGCGATTATCAAAGCTCGAAAGCTATCAAGTGCATTATCTGCTGCTAGTGCGGcttgtgatcatatacgtgattGGGTTCTTGGAACACCTAAG GGAACATGGGTTTCTATGGGAGTGTATTCTGATGGATCATATGGGATCCCGCCTGGTCTCATTTACTCTTTCCCAGTTACATGCGAGAAAGGAAAGTGGTCCATTGTGCAAG GGCTTAAGATTGACGAGTTTTCAAGGGGAAAGATGGATGCAACAGCGAAAGAGCTCATGGAAGAGAAATCATTGGCTTATTCATGTCTCAATTGA